The Euphorbia lathyris chromosome 8, ddEupLath1.1, whole genome shotgun sequence genome has a window encoding:
- the LOC136204047 gene encoding uncharacterized protein, producing MSNEPKKDNVNDVDSKEWQQAIVGEMKRLGAIVVDLYSEEKKVKLVVSELTEYAAVWWDQLKRTRKRDGDEPIRTWGELKKVMKKRFVPAHYYKELLKELQSMSQGNQSVEDYHKQLEMALIRADIQEDEEATMVRFLMGMKREIRNPLELQTYFHMDEMLHKAIKIERQLQEVEKGRSKFKGTTSTPWKSDPRGNFKTKSEFSSKSDQTPQVDSKAFGKLQIGGTTPKYKTTEKPTRTREIVCFKCQGRGHYARECSNQKAMVMKHGELISESESEHESDDMPTLEDCSDIEEVDSKGGHGVNLVTRRTLKMGVSGDIEQREHIFHAHCNILGKTCLLIIDGGSCCNVVSNVLASRLGISTIPHPNPYRLQWLNDSNELKVTKQVLLNFSIGSFSDEVLCDVVPMQACHVLLGRPWQFDRSEFKDLFPEEMPNKLPPIRGIEHQIDFVPGAQIPNRPAYRSNPEETKELQRQVEELMAKGLIRESMSPCAVPVILVPKKDGTWRMCIDSQGVSVDIEKVKAIQEWPTPNSVTEVRSFHGLASFYRRFVKNFSTIAAPLTEVIKKNVGFKWGKAQEDAFEMLKARLTSAPVLALPNFDKSFEIECDASGVGIGAVLMQEGRPIAFFSEKLSGATLNYPTYDKELYALVRALQMWQHYLWPKEFVIHTDHESLKHLKGQQKLNRRHAKWVEFIETFPYVIKYKQGKENVVADALSRRHEGYLFRDNRLCMPKCSHREFLVREAHGGGLMGHFGVAKTLDMISEHFFWPHMKRDVERICASCINCKKAKSRVMPHGLYTPLPVPNEPWTAISMDFVMALPRSKRGNDSIFVVVDRFSKMAHFIPCHKTDDAINIANLFFREVVRLHGMPKSIVSDRDPKFLSYFWKTLWNKLGTKLLFSTSCHPQTDGQTEVVNRTLGQLLRAVIQKNLKSWEECLPFIEFAYNRAIHSSTNFSPFEIVYGFNPLTPLDLIPLPVVWLHMRKERFPAQRKSKLHPRGDGPFQVVARIGDNAYKLDLPGDEDLRTNPFQERGNDVISKAQEHGTKELGVKEPSRSMRDPLELSIGPTTKNRAKKDQQMLNGLILSFFKQGMNSSEIIKDGVFLCCIQAQAHNSDM from the exons atgTCTAACGAACCTAAAAAGGACAACGTTAACGATGTTGATTCTAAAGAATGGCAACAAGCTATTGTAGGTGAGATGAAGAGGTTAGGGGCTATTGTGGTTGATttg tattccgaggagaagaaggtgaaacttgtagtatccgaactaactgaatatgcggctgtttggtgggaccaattaaagcgcacaagaaaaagagatggtgatgaacccataagaacatggggtgaattgaagaaggtcatgaaaaagagatttgtgccggctcactattataaggagttgttgaaagaactccaatccatgtctcaaggtaaccaatctgttgaagattatcacaaacaattggagatggcactaatccgagctgatatacaagaagatgaggaagctaccatggttagatttctcatgggaatgaagagggagattcgcaaccctcttgagctacaaacttatttccacatggacgagatgctccataaagcgataaaaattgagagacaacttcaagaggttgagaaagggagatcaaagttcaaaggcactacttccactccatggaagtcagatccaagaggtaatttcaaaactaaatctGAATTTAGCTCTAAAAGTGACCAAACGCCTCAGGTTGATTCAAAAGCATTTGGGAAGTTGCAAATTGGTGGAACTACTCCAAAATACAAAACTACTGAAAAACCCACAAGAACTCGTGAAATTGTGTGTTTTAAGTGCCAAGGGAGAGGGCACTATGCAAGAGAGTGTTCGAATCAAAAGGCGATGGTTATGAAGCATGGTGAGTTAATATCCGAAAGTGAGTCCGAACATGAATCAGATGATATGCCCACCTTAGAAGATTGTAGTGATATAGAAGAGGTGGATAGTAAAGGAGGACATGGAGTTAACTTAGTCACTCGTAGAACATTGAAGATGGGAGTGAGTGGTGACATTGAGCAACGAGAGCACATCTTTCATGCTCATTGCAACATACTTGGAAAAACATGCTTACTAATTATTGATGGAGGAAGTTGTTGCAACGTGGTAAGCAATGTGTTAGCAAGCCGATTAGGGATATCAACAATTCCACATCCCAATCCTTATCGGTTACAATGGTTGAATGATAGTAACGAACTCAAAGTTACTAAACAGgtgcttctgaacttttctattggttctttttctgatgaggtattatgtgatgtagtacctatgcaagcatgtcatgtgttattggggaggccttggcaattcgatcgatca GAATTCAAGGATTTATTCCCCGAAGAGATGCCTAATAAGTTACCCCCGATTCGAGGAATTGAGCATCAAATTGACTTTGTTCCCGGAGCACAAATTCCAAATCGACCAGCCTATAGAAGTAACCCTGAGGAGACAAAAGAACTACAAAGGCAAGTCGAGGAACTAATGGCAAAAGGGTTGATTCGTGAATCTATGAGTCCGTGTGCTGTACCAGTCATCCTAGTACCAAAGAAAGATGGAACTTGGCGGATGTGCATCGATT CACAAGGAGTTTCTGTTGATATTGAAAAGGTGAAAGCCATTCAAGAGTGGCCAACGCCAAATTCAGTTACCGAGGTGAGGAGCTTTCATGGCTTGGCGAGTTTCTATAGGAGGTTTGTGAAGAACTTCAGTACCATTGCCGCACCACTAACCGaggtaataaaaaagaatgttgGCTTTAAGTGGGGCAAAGCACAAGAGGATGCTTTTGAGATGCTTAAGGCAAGACTAACTTCTGCCCCCGTTTTAGCACTTCCAAACTTTGATAAATCGTTTGAAATTGAGTGTGATGCGTCGGGAGTAGGGATTGGTGCTGTTTTAATGCAAGAGGGTCGACCTATAGCCTTCTTTAGTGAAAAACTTAGTGGTGCAACCTTAAACTATCCCACTTATGATAAAGAACTCTATGCATTAGTTAGGGCTTTGCAAATGTGGCAACATTATTTATGGCCTAAAGAGTTTGTGATCCACACCGATCATGAATCCTTGAAACATCTTAAGGGTCAACAAAAATTGAACCGAAGACATGCCAAGTGGGTGgaatttatagagacgtttccttatgtgattaagtataagcaagggaaggaaaacgtagttgctgatgcattaagtagg agACATGAGGGCTACTTATTTAGAGATAATCGATTATGCATGCCTAAATGTTCACATAGAGAATTTCTTGTGAGGGAAGCCCACGGTGGAGGCTTGATGGGGCATTTTGGGGTTGCTAAGACTTTGGACATGATTTCTGAACATTTCTTTTGGCCTCATATGAAACGTGATGTGGAAAGAATATGTGCTAGTTGTATTAATTGTAAGAAAGCTAAGTCTAGAGTTATGCCTCATGGTTTATACACTCCATTACCTGTGCCGAATGAACCTTGGACTGCtatatccatggattttgtgatggctTTACCTAGGTCTAAGAGAGGTAATGATTCCATATTTGTGGTTGTAGATCGCTTTTCTAAGATGGCACATTTCATACCATGCCATAAAACTGATGATGCTATTAATATTGCTAACTTGTTCTTTAGAGAGGTTGTTCGTCTGCATGGGATGCCAAAGAGTATAGTTAGTGATAGAGATCCTAAGTTTTTAAGCTATTTTTGGAAGACTTTGTGGAATAAATTGGGGACTAAACTGTTGTTTTCTACTTCTTGTCACCCTCAAACTGATGGTCAAACCGAAGTAGTAAATAGAACTTTAGGACAACTTCTTAGGGCAGTTATTCAAAAGAATCTTAAGTCATGGGAAGAATGCCTACCATTTATTGAGTTCGCTTATAATAGGGCTATACATTCATCTACTAACTTCTCaccatttgaaattgtttatggttttaatcctttgacaccattagacttgatccctttgcctgt GGTGTGGTTGCATATGCGCAAGGAAAGGTTCCCCGCTCAGAGAAAATCAAAGCTACATCCTAGAGGCGATGGTCCATTTCAAGTAGTCGCACGAATTGGGGATAATGCCTACAAGCTCGACTTGCCAG GAGATGAAGATTTGAGGACAAATCCTTTTCAAGAGAGAGGgaatgatgtgatatcaaaagcacaagagcatggaacaaaggagcttggagttaaggagcctagtagaagcatgagggatccattggagctgtcaattggacctacgacgaagaatcgtgcaaagaaagaccaacaaatgcttaatggactcatcttgagcttctttaaacaaggaatgaattctagcgaaatcattaaagatggtgtgtttttgtgttgtatccaagcccaagcccataatagtgatatgtaa